ACGCGGTGACGATCAATCGTCATTTGACTGCCCTGGGCGATTACTATGATTATTTGATTAGCCTGGGCTTGTGCCGCAACAATCCGGCGCAAGGGGTCCCGGTAAAAAAAGGCCTGGAAAAAAGTCATTATACATTGGTAAACTATAGCGCTTTGGAGCAGTTGTTTGCGGATTATGCGGGGAGTTTGCAAGGA
The Microscilla marina ATCC 23134 genome window above contains:
- a CDS encoding site-specific integrase gives rise to the protein MKTFQTYLSVDCGLSAGTSYHKQSAVAQFLTFYAARDPAGLGYADLLHYIDYLRSLQRNAVTINRHLTALGDYYDYLISLGLCRNNPAQGVPVKKGLEKSHYTLVNYSALEQLFADYAGSLQG